The following coding sequences lie in one Salarias fasciatus chromosome 7 unlocalized genomic scaffold, fSalaFa1.1 super_scaffold_4, whole genome shotgun sequence genomic window:
- the LOC115383088 gene encoding alpha-(1,3)-fucosyltransferase 7-like, producing the protein MFKQAFSRMVLSGPMKRRLQLSFLCFLCILPLCLFNGWLRSFDGLPPVNPIGTCKSNCSGNRTTVTILLWHWPFNTPLSLEGDVCWDLCRIPRCRLVDQRSFLSSADVVVFHNRELRSGHQKLPVDSPRPRGQRWAWMSLEAPVHNGDLRRFAHMFNMTMSYRRDADIPIPYGELLPKEADGQLTEEAPLNKSTLVCWVVSNYNRYHKRSKVYQELKATVDVKVYGRWTKKPLPSEDLLPTISRCYFYLAFENSLSKDYITEKLWKNAYLGRAVPVVLGPQLSDYQAVAPPNSFIHVDQFPSVRELGKYLQSLAEDKKHYSDYFNWKLKWSVKLHTDWRERLCKICPQYNRLPEQKVYSDLQAWVNADSA; encoded by the exons ATGTTCAAACAG gcCTTCAGCCGAATGGTTTTATCGGGTCCAATGAAGAGGCGGCTCCagctctccttcctctgcttcctctgcatttTACCACTGTGTCTTTTCAATGGATGGCTGAGAAGCTTCGACGGTCTGCCGCCTGTCAATCCCATTGGTACCTGCAAGAGCAACTGCAGCGGCAACAGAACAACGGTGACCATCCTGCTGTGGCACTGGCCGTTCAATACGCCGCTCAGCCTGGAGGGTGACGTGTGCTGGGATCTCTGCCGCATCCCTCGCTGTCGGCTGGTGGACCAACGCTCCTTTTTGTCCTCTGCCGATGTGGTGGTATTCCACAACCGAGAGCTGAGGAGCGGCCATCAGAAGCTGCCTGTTGACTCTCCGCGACCACGGGGTCAGAGGTGGGCCTGGATGTCCCTGGAGGCACCCGTTCATAATGGGGATTTGAGGCGTTTTGCACATATGTTTAACATGACGATGAGCTACAGGAGGGATGCAGATATCCCAATACCCTACGGCGAGCTGCTACCAAAAGAGGCTGACGGCCAGCTGACTGAAGAGGCCCCTCTGAATAAGAGCACTTTGGTCTGTTGGGTGGTCAGTAACTACAACAGGTACCACAAAAGAAGTAAAGTGTACCAAGAACTTAAAGCCACAGTCGATGTGAAAGTTTATGGGCGCTGGACAAAGAAGCCCCTCCCCTCTGAAGACCTGTTGCCTACAATCTCTCGCTGCTACTTTTATTTGGCTTTTGAGAATTCACTCAGCAAAGATTATATCACAGAGAAGCTGTGGAAGAATGCTTACCTCGGCAGGGCCGTGCCTGTTGTACTGGGTCCACAACTGAGCGATTATCAAGCCGTGGCTCCACCCAACTCCTTCATCCACGTCGACCAATTCCCATCAGTGAGGGAATTGGGAAAGTACTTACAAAGTCTGGCCGAGGACAAGAAACACTACTCGGACTATTTTAACTGGAAACTGAAGTGGAGTGTGAAATTACACACAGACTGGAGGGAAAGACTGTGCAAGATCTGCCCACAGTACAACCGTTTACCTGAGCAGAAGGTTTACTCAGACCTGCAGGCCTGGGTCAACGCTGATAGCGCCTGA
- the clic3 gene encoding chloride intracellular channel protein 3 — translation MAEDPAIELFIKASDDAESVGNCPFSQRLFMILWLKGPKFRITTVDMKRAPDVLKDLAPGSQPPFLIYNGEVKTDTNKIEEFLELALAPPHYPTLSCKYRESNNVGEDVFRKFSAYIKNPTQALEKKFLATLVDLNIYLETPLPHELDQNSSISARRFLDGDTLSLADCNLLPKLNIVKVICREYRAFTIPSELKGLTRYLECAYKQDQFRYTCPRDQEIIDAYRGVAKPVRKDSQRKC, via the exons ATGGCCGAAGACCCAGCTATTGAACTCTTTATTAAG GCCAGCGACGATGCTGAGAGCGTGGGGAACTGCCCTTTCAGTCAGAGACTCTTCATGATCCTGTGGTTGAAGGGCCCCAAATTCCGAATCACTACTGTGGACATGAAGAG GGCACCTGATGTCCTAAAGGATTTGGCTCCTGGCTCTCAGCCTCCCTTCCTCATCTACAACGGTGAAGTCAAAACGGACACGAACAAGATCGAGGAGTTCCTGGAGCTGGCCTTAGCTCCACCACA TTATCCAACACTGAGTTGTAAATACAGAGAATCCAATAATGTTGGAGAGGATGTCTTCAGAAAATTCTCAGCATATATTAAAAATCCAACCCAGG cgCTAGAGAAAAAATTTCTCGCAACACTGGTGGACCTGAACATCTACCTGGAGACCCCTCTGCCTCATGAGCTGGACCAAAACTCCAGCATATCTGCGCGTCGTTTCTTGGACGGCGACACCCTCTCATTGGCAGATTGCAACCTGCTCCCCAAACTTAACATTGTCAAG GTGATATGTAGGGAGTATCGTGCATTTACGATCCCTTCTGAGCTGAAAGGTTTAACGCGCTACCTGGAATGCGCCTACAAACAAGACCAGTTTCGATACACCTGCCCACGTGATCAAGAGATTATTGATGCCTACCGTGGTGTGGCCAAGCCTGTCAGGAAAGACAGTCAGAGAAAGTGTTGA
- the LOC115383059 gene encoding alpha-(1,3)-fucosyltransferase 7-like, with protein sequence MTFSRMALSGPMKRRILLSLCFLCVLLLCLFNGWQRSFNGPPPVNPISTCRSNCSSNKTTVTILLWHRPFNTPLSLEGDVCWDLYHIPRCRLVDQRSFLSSADVVVFHNRELMSGHQKLPVDSPRPQGQRWAWMSLEAPVHNGDLRRFAHMFNMTMSYRRDADIPIPYGELLPKEADGQLTEDVPLNKTTLVCWVVSNYNRYQKRSKVYKELKATVDVKVYGRWTKKPLPSEDLLPTISRCYFYLAFENSLSKDYITEKLWKNAYLGRAVPVVLGPQLSDYQAVAPPNSFIHVDQFPSVRELGKYLQSLAEDKKHYSDYFNWKLKWSVKLHTDWRERLCKICPQYNRLPEQKVYSDLQAWVNADSA encoded by the exons ATG accTTCAGTCGAATGGCTTTATCGGGTCCCATGAAGAGGCGGATCctgctctccctctgcttcctctgcgtTTTACTGCTGTGTCTTTTCAATGGATGGCAGAGAAGCTTCAACGGTCCGCCGCCTGTCAATCCCATCAGTACCTGCAGGAGCaactgcagcagcaacaaaacaacgGTGACCATCCTGCTGTGGCACCGGCCGTTCAATACGCCGCTCAGCCTGGAGGGTGACGTGTGCTGGGATCTCTACCACATCCCTCGCTGTCGGCTGGTGGACCAACGCTCCTTTTTGTCCTCTGCCGATGTGGTGGTATTCCACAACCGAGAGCTGATGAGCGGCCATCAGAAGCTGCCTGTTGACTCTCCGCGACCACAGGGTCAGAGGTGGGCCTGGATGTCCCTGGAGGCACCCGTTCATAATGGGGATTTGAGGCGTTTTGCACATATGTTTAACATGACGATGAGCTACAGGAGGGATGCAGATATCCCAATACCCTACGGCGAGCTGCTACCAAAAGAGGCTGACGGCCAGCTGACTGAAGATGTCCCTCTGAATAAGACCACCCTGGTCTGTTGGGTGGTCAGTAACTACAACAGGTACCAGAAAAGGAGCAAAGTCTACAAAGAACTTAAAGCCACAGTCGATGTGAAAGTTTATGGGCGCTGGACAAAGAAGCCCCTCCCCTCTGAAGACCTGTTGCCTACAATCTCTCGCTGCTACTTTTATTTGGCTTTTGAGAATTCACTCAGCAAAGATTATATCACAGAGAAGCTGTGGAAGAATGCTTACCTCGGCAGGGCCGTGCCTGTTGTACTGGGTCCACAACTGAGCGATTATCAAGCCGTGGCTCCACCCAACTCCTTCATCCACGTCGACCAATTCCCATCAGTGAGGGAATTGGGAAAGTACTTACAAAGTCTGGCCGAGGACAAGAAACACTACTCGGACTATTTTAACTGGAAACTGAAGTGGAGTGTGAAATTACACACAGACTGGAGGGAAAGACTGTGCAAGATCTGCCCACAGTACAACCGTTTACCTGAGCAGAAGGTTTACTCAGACCTGCAGGCCTGGGTCAACGCTGATAGCGCCTGA